A genomic stretch from Croceibacterium aestuarii includes:
- the hisS gene encoding histidine--tRNA ligase, which translates to MSKVETPRPIRGTQDIFGPDAEAFAYVVETFERVRKLYRFRRVEMPVFERTEVFARSIGETTDIVSKEMYSFEDRGGESLTLRPEFTAGIARAYLTDGWQQYAPLKVATHGPLFRYERPQKGRYRQFHQIDAEIIGAAEPQADVELLALADQLLKELGIADVTLHLNTLGDADSREAWRAALLGHFRAVKGELSEDSQERLEKNPLRILDSKDSRDKAFVAEAPKIDDFLSDEAQAFFAAVTGGLDAAGVKWIRSPGLVRGLDYYRHTAFEFIPDEGSVSANTLGSQSTVLGGGRYDGLMESLGGAPTPAVGWAAGIERLAMLVGERGEPNADVVVVAESDDMIPAAIKTTARFRELGYSADLIVSGSTRKRFDKAVKSGATCIVSLRSDLNGTTANVRRSDPDAAEVEQEWLKMKPYILS; encoded by the coding sequence ATGAGCAAAGTCGAAACCCCTCGCCCGATCCGCGGCACGCAGGACATCTTCGGCCCCGACGCCGAGGCCTTCGCGTACGTCGTCGAGACCTTCGAGCGGGTGCGCAAGCTCTACCGCTTCCGCCGGGTCGAGATGCCGGTGTTCGAGCGGACCGAGGTTTTCGCGCGCTCGATCGGCGAGACGACCGATATCGTCTCCAAGGAGATGTACAGCTTCGAGGATCGCGGCGGCGAATCGCTGACCCTGCGCCCCGAATTCACCGCCGGGATCGCCCGCGCCTACCTGACCGACGGCTGGCAGCAATACGCCCCGCTCAAGGTTGCCACCCACGGCCCACTGTTCCGCTACGAGCGCCCGCAAAAGGGTCGCTATCGCCAGTTCCACCAGATCGACGCCGAGATCATCGGTGCCGCCGAGCCGCAGGCCGATGTCGAATTGCTGGCGCTGGCCGACCAGCTTCTGAAGGAACTCGGCATCGCCGACGTCACGCTGCACCTCAACACGCTCGGCGACGCCGACAGCCGCGAGGCCTGGCGCGCCGCGCTGCTGGGTCACTTCCGCGCCGTGAAGGGCGAGCTGTCGGAAGATTCGCAGGAGCGGCTGGAGAAGAATCCGCTGCGCATCCTCGATTCCAAGGATTCGCGCGACAAGGCCTTCGTCGCCGAAGCGCCCAAGATCGACGATTTTCTCAGCGACGAGGCTCAGGCCTTCTTCGCCGCGGTGACCGGCGGCCTCGATGCCGCCGGCGTGAAGTGGATCCGTTCGCCGGGACTGGTGCGCGGTCTCGACTACTACCGTCACACCGCCTTCGAGTTCATCCCGGACGAGGGTTCGGTTTCGGCAAATACCCTGGGCAGCCAGAGCACCGTGCTCGGCGGCGGGCGCTACGACGGGCTGATGGAAAGCCTCGGCGGCGCGCCGACCCCCGCAGTCGGCTGGGCTGCGGGGATCGAGCGGCTGGCGATGCTGGTAGGGGAGCGGGGGGAGCCAAATGCCGACGTTGTCGTTGTCGCCGAAAGCGACGATATGATTCCTGCGGCAATTAAGACCACGGCGCGATTCCGTGAGCTTGGCTATTCCGCTGATCTTATAGTCAGCGGGTCTACACGCAAACGCTTCGACAAGGCCGTAAAGAGCGGCGCGACTTGTATCGTCAGCCTGCGATCTGACCTGAACGGTACAACGGCAAATGTCCGGCGAAGCGATCCCGATGCGGCGGAAGTCGAGCAGGAGTGGCTGAAGATGAAGCCCTACATATTGTCATGA
- a CDS encoding M61 family metallopeptidase: MQTRFVVAPLAVAALIAVVPNTSAAQEALRSAPVATALPDPVPAARDVPFPGTVKLDIDATDLTRGIFRVNQVFPVPPGTSDMILLLPEWIPGKHASRGMTNLLADVRFEVDGKPVAWTRDPVTVAAFHVPVPAGAKQVSAYFVHTSPLQKSEGRIVMTQEMLNLQWDSMSLYPAGYYVRQIKVNPTVTFPAGWTVFTALDGQKDLGKATTWDTVAYDTLVDSPVFAGKHAEQFDLGHAIRLDVVADEPDLLEIEPAHLATFRKLADEALALFGARHFDHYDSLLALTDRMGGIGLEHHRSSENQYYPKTLVDWDAMGWDRNVIAHELVHSWNGKYRRPAGLWTPDYHQPKQGELLWVYEGQTQFWGNVLAARSGLQAKDVVLGALANQAGYYATQPGREWRPVVDTTRDPIINARRPLPYSSLSRSEDYYNEGMLVWLEADQIIRKGTGGAKGMDDFARGFFGVNDGDWGELTYTFDDVVAALNAVYPHDWAGFLTKRFYAANQPAPLAGLESAGYRLVWKDEPNPYEKGRLEHSKDINLTYSLGFTLDKDGKVKSPIWDSPAFDAGIVTGAEIVAVDGEAFSKDVILDAVKAAKDGKKPIELLIKRGTRYLTVPVDYHGGLRYPWIEPVGAGEQPLDRLLAPRTGEPAQG, translated from the coding sequence ATGCAGACGAGATTCGTGGTCGCCCCACTCGCCGTTGCGGCGCTGATTGCCGTTGTTCCCAACACCTCCGCTGCCCAGGAGGCACTGCGTTCGGCGCCCGTCGCCACGGCGCTGCCCGATCCGGTTCCCGCTGCCCGCGACGTGCCGTTTCCCGGCACGGTGAAGCTGGATATCGACGCGACCGACCTGACCCGCGGTATCTTCCGGGTGAACCAGGTGTTTCCCGTGCCTCCCGGGACCAGCGACATGATCCTGCTGCTGCCCGAATGGATCCCCGGCAAGCATGCCAGCCGGGGCATGACCAACCTTCTCGCCGACGTCCGCTTCGAGGTCGACGGCAAGCCGGTCGCCTGGACCCGCGATCCGGTGACCGTCGCCGCCTTCCACGTGCCCGTGCCCGCCGGTGCGAAACAGGTCTCCGCCTATTTCGTGCACACCAGCCCGCTGCAGAAGAGCGAGGGGCGCATCGTGATGACGCAGGAAATGCTCAACCTGCAATGGGATTCGATGAGCCTTTACCCCGCCGGCTACTACGTGCGGCAGATCAAGGTGAATCCGACGGTCACGTTCCCCGCCGGGTGGACAGTGTTCACCGCGCTCGACGGGCAGAAAGATCTCGGCAAGGCGACGACCTGGGACACGGTCGCCTACGATACCCTGGTCGATTCCCCGGTCTTCGCCGGCAAGCATGCGGAGCAGTTCGACCTCGGACATGCCATCCGTCTCGACGTCGTGGCCGACGAGCCCGACTTGCTCGAAATCGAGCCGGCGCACCTCGCGACCTTCCGCAAGCTGGCCGACGAGGCCCTGGCGCTGTTCGGGGCGCGGCACTTCGATCATTACGATTCGCTGCTCGCGCTGACCGACCGCATGGGCGGTATCGGGCTCGAACATCATCGCTCGAGCGAGAACCAGTATTATCCCAAGACGCTGGTCGACTGGGATGCGATGGGCTGGGACCGCAACGTGATCGCGCACGAGCTGGTCCATTCGTGGAACGGCAAGTATCGCCGCCCGGCGGGGCTGTGGACACCCGATTATCACCAGCCCAAGCAGGGTGAGCTGCTGTGGGTCTATGAAGGCCAGACGCAGTTCTGGGGCAATGTCCTGGCCGCACGGTCGGGCCTGCAAGCCAAGGACGTGGTGCTCGGCGCACTCGCCAACCAGGCCGGCTATTACGCCACCCAGCCGGGGCGCGAATGGCGGCCGGTGGTCGACACCACCCGCGATCCCATCATCAACGCGCGCCGGCCGCTGCCCTATTCCTCGCTCTCGCGCAGCGAGGACTATTACAACGAGGGGATGCTGGTGTGGCTCGAGGCCGACCAGATCATTCGCAAGGGCACCGGCGGCGCCAAGGGAATGGACGACTTCGCCCGCGGGTTCTTCGGCGTCAACGACGGCGACTGGGGCGAGCTGACCTACACCTTCGACGACGTCGTGGCCGCGCTGAACGCGGTTTATCCCCACGACTGGGCAGGGTTCCTCACCAAGCGCTTCTACGCCGCCAACCAGCCCGCCCCCCTCGCCGGGCTCGAGAGCGCCGGTTATCGGCTCGTCTGGAAGGACGAGCCCAACCCCTACGAGAAGGGGCGGCTGGAGCATTCGAAGGACATCAACCTGACCTATTCGCTCGGCTTCACGCTCGACAAGGACGGCAAGGTGAAGTCTCCCATCTGGGATTCGCCGGCGTTCGACGCGGGGATCGTAACCGGGGCGGAAATCGTCGCGGTCGATGGCGAGGCGTTCTCCAAGGATGTCATTCTCGATGCGGTCAAGGCGGCCAAGGACGGCAAGAAGCCGATCGAACTGCTGATCAAGCGCGGCACGCGGTACCTGACCGTGCCGGTCGATTACCACGGCGGACTGCGTTACCCGTGGATCGAACCGGTCGGTGCAGGCGAGCAGCCGCTCGACCGCCTGCTCGCGCCGCGCACCGGCGAGCCGGCGCAGGGCTGA
- a CDS encoding LLM class flavin-dependent oxidoreductase: MHVGLATGFAHQRGREYDDARFVREEVDNLVYAEELGFDSVWITEHHFSTYSMSNDPLQLLTYIAAKTRHVKLGTQCIIVPWHNPARLAEKIINLDILSNGRAILGFGGGLAQHEFAGLGIDMNKSRALYNDILEVVVPALESGVIEGEGAFGKIPRQELRPGPIKSFEGRKFCGSLSGNSMYMAAKLGCGNMILMLPQRGKDVGPDKYTEVWKEVHGADSSPPPPMLGGNYYVDESAEYAEKQGQMYLANTMRAAIRNYHLDTPGKFPHIKGYEHYENMVLAPEQVDDYVENFAKGAVTGTPQMILERMWELKEQFAPQGFFPHVYYGGMPQDEARKNMELFAAKVLPELKSWEAEASIDDRFLEAAE, from the coding sequence ATGCACGTAGGCTTGGCAACCGGTTTCGCCCACCAGCGGGGCAGGGAGTACGACGACGCGCGCTTCGTGCGCGAAGAGGTCGACAACCTCGTCTACGCCGAGGAACTGGGCTTCGATTCAGTGTGGATCACCGAACACCACTTCTCGACCTATTCGATGTCGAACGACCCGCTGCAGCTGCTGACCTATATCGCCGCGAAGACCCGGCACGTGAAGCTCGGCACGCAGTGCATCATCGTGCCGTGGCACAATCCGGCGCGGCTGGCCGAGAAGATCATCAACCTCGACATCCTCTCGAACGGGCGCGCCATCCTGGGCTTCGGCGGCGGCCTCGCGCAGCACGAGTTCGCCGGGCTCGGGATCGACATGAACAAGAGCCGCGCGCTCTACAACGACATCCTCGAAGTGGTCGTCCCCGCGCTCGAGAGCGGCGTGATCGAGGGCGAGGGCGCGTTCGGGAAGATTCCGCGGCAGGAACTGCGACCGGGACCGATCAAGAGCTTCGAGGGACGCAAGTTCTGCGGCAGCCTGTCGGGCAACTCGATGTACATGGCGGCCAAGCTCGGCTGCGGGAACATGATCCTGATGCTGCCGCAGCGCGGCAAGGACGTCGGTCCCGACAAGTACACCGAGGTATGGAAGGAAGTGCACGGCGCGGATTCGAGCCCGCCCCCGCCGATGCTCGGCGGCAACTACTACGTCGACGAAAGCGCCGAATACGCCGAGAAACAGGGCCAGATGTATCTCGCCAACACGATGCGCGCGGCGATCCGCAACTACCACCTCGATACCCCGGGCAAGTTCCCGCACATCAAGGGCTACGAGCACTACGAGAACATGGTTCTCGCGCCCGAGCAGGTCGACGATTACGTCGAAAACTTCGCCAAGGGCGCGGTCACCGGCACCCCGCAGATGATTCTCGAGCGGATGTGGGAACTGAAGGAGCAGTTCGCTCCGCAGGGCTTCTTCCCGCACGTCTATTACGGCGGCATGCCGCAGGACGAGGCGCGCAAGAACATGGAGCTGTTCGCCGCCAAGGTCCTGCCCGAACTCAAGAGCTGGGAGGCTGAAGCCAGCATCGACGACCGCTTCCTCGAAGCGGCGGAATAG
- the ppa gene encoding inorganic diphosphatase, with amino-acid sequence MRIDLIPVGDNPPESLNVIIEVPTGGEPVKYEFDKASGALFVDRILHTPMRYPANYGFVPHTLSPDGDPLDALVIARSPFIAGCVVRARPIGVLNLEDEHGGDEKLICVPIDTTFPYYSDVAETKDLPSIIFQQIEHFFTHYKDLEAEKWVRVGEWGDAAEARRVVVEAIERAEAAKG; translated from the coding sequence ATGCGTATCGACCTGATCCCCGTGGGCGATAATCCGCCCGAAAGCCTCAACGTCATAATCGAAGTCCCGACCGGCGGCGAGCCGGTGAAGTACGAGTTCGACAAGGCCAGCGGCGCGCTGTTCGTCGACCGCATCCTGCACACGCCGATGCGCTATCCGGCGAACTATGGCTTCGTGCCGCACACGCTTTCGCCCGACGGCGACCCGCTCGACGCGCTGGTCATCGCCCGCAGCCCGTTCATCGCCGGCTGCGTGGTGCGCGCCCGCCCGATCGGCGTGCTCAACCTCGAGGACGAGCACGGCGGTGACGAGAAGCTGATCTGCGTGCCGATCGACACCACCTTCCCGTACTATTCGGACGTCGCCGAAACCAAGGACCTTCCCTCGATCATCTTCCAGCAGATCGAGCACTTCTTCACGCACTACAAGGATCTCGAGGCCGAGAAATGGGTCCGTGTCGGTGAATGGGGCGATGCCGCCGAAGCGCGCAGGGTCGTGGTCGAAGCGATCGAGCGGGCCGAGGCCGCCAAGGGCTGA
- a CDS encoding DUF1801 domain-containing protein, with product MSEDAHRRLEAFIDRYAPEVAALGRAVLADLRTRLPHANVLVYDNYNALAAGFAPDESAGHVILSLAFYPRWVSLFFFNGPRLDDPGGLLEGSGSTVRHVKMRRLEDFQRAEVEALIEQALALADPPLAPDHRGRLIIKSVSAKQRPRRPA from the coding sequence GTGAGCGAGGACGCACACCGGCGGCTCGAGGCCTTCATCGATCGCTATGCGCCGGAAGTGGCCGCGCTCGGCCGCGCCGTCCTCGCCGATCTTCGCACGCGGCTCCCGCACGCCAACGTGCTCGTCTACGACAATTACAATGCGCTGGCCGCAGGTTTCGCGCCCGATGAGAGCGCCGGACATGTCATCCTCTCGCTCGCATTCTATCCGCGGTGGGTGAGCCTGTTCTTTTTCAACGGGCCGCGGCTCGACGACCCCGGTGGACTGCTCGAGGGCAGCGGATCGACCGTGCGCCATGTGAAGATGCGCCGGCTGGAAGACTTCCAGCGGGCGGAGGTCGAGGCGTTGATCGAGCAGGCGCTCGCTCTGGCCGATCCGCCGCTGGCGCCGGACCACCGGGGGCGCCTGATCATCAAGTCGGTTTCGGCCAAGCAGAGGCCCCGCCGGCCCGCTTAG
- a CDS encoding mechanosensitive ion channel family protein: MISRIARFGLALARRLLLLTALALCLAAPAQALVPGSAPTQAATAAASSISAERDSQADNKIAERIRGIFSELPNLANVDVAVSEGVVTLSGTVPDFENRDRAEAIASRVAGVVTIENRIERDTSVGGATAGIKQVTQKFADFAATLPLVGAALLVWLVIALVGYLIAGLGGMWHRLAPNSFLAELLASAVRFVFVIAGLVVALNMLGAGALMGAVLGGAGVVGIALGFAMRDTIENYVASLMLSLRQPFRPNEWVVIDQHEGRVIRLTSRATILMTLDGNHLRIPNSAVFKAVILNYTRNPQRRFEFDLGIDADDDPTAARRLGRETLSTLDFVLPEPGPEARIMEVGDSNIILRFLGWIDQREADWYKARSNAIAAVKAALEDAGFVLPEPIYRLRFDARTPPLPIVRGSALEPAEEPAPPPEPPVVPVETEDVAPQNEIAEMVDRERESGAGGKEQDLLDSDRPIE, translated from the coding sequence ATGATCTCCCGAATTGCTCGCTTCGGCCTTGCACTGGCCCGGCGCCTTTTGTTGCTCACCGCGCTGGCGCTCTGCCTTGCGGCGCCAGCACAGGCGCTTGTGCCGGGGAGCGCTCCGACCCAGGCTGCGACGGCAGCCGCGTCGTCGATCTCGGCCGAACGCGACAGCCAGGCCGACAACAAGATCGCCGAACGCATTCGCGGAATATTTTCCGAACTGCCCAATCTGGCGAACGTCGATGTGGCGGTGAGCGAGGGCGTGGTCACACTGTCCGGCACGGTGCCCGACTTCGAAAACCGCGACCGGGCGGAGGCGATAGCATCGCGAGTCGCCGGGGTGGTGACCATCGAGAATAGAATCGAGCGCGACACTTCGGTCGGCGGGGCAACCGCCGGGATCAAGCAGGTCACACAGAAATTCGCTGACTTCGCCGCGACGCTCCCGCTGGTCGGCGCCGCCCTGCTGGTTTGGCTGGTCATTGCGCTGGTGGGCTATCTCATCGCCGGGCTGGGCGGCATGTGGCACCGGCTCGCGCCCAATTCCTTCCTCGCGGAGCTTCTTGCCAGCGCAGTGCGCTTTGTCTTCGTGATCGCCGGGCTGGTGGTCGCGCTCAACATGCTCGGCGCCGGTGCGCTGATGGGCGCGGTTCTCGGGGGCGCGGGCGTGGTCGGCATCGCGCTCGGCTTTGCCATGCGGGACACGATCGAAAACTACGTCGCCTCGCTCATGCTCAGCCTGCGCCAGCCGTTCCGCCCCAACGAATGGGTGGTGATCGACCAGCACGAGGGGCGGGTGATCCGCCTGACCAGCCGGGCGACGATCCTCATGACGCTCGACGGCAACCACCTGCGGATTCCCAATTCGGCCGTCTTCAAGGCGGTGATCCTCAACTACACCCGCAACCCCCAGCGGCGGTTCGAATTCGACCTCGGCATCGACGCCGACGATGATCCTACCGCCGCACGGCGGCTAGGGCGGGAGACGCTCTCCACGCTGGATTTCGTGCTGCCCGAGCCCGGGCCCGAGGCGCGGATCATGGAAGTTGGCGATTCGAACATCATCCTCCGCTTCCTCGGCTGGATCGATCAGCGAGAGGCGGATTGGTACAAGGCGCGCAGCAACGCCATCGCGGCGGTCAAGGCCGCGCTCGAAGACGCCGGATTCGTCCTGCCCGAACCCATCTACCGTCTGCGCTTCGACGCGCGCACGCCGCCCCTTCCCATCGTCCGGGGCTCGGCGTTGGAGCCGGCCGAAGAACCCGCGCCTCCGCCCGAACCGCCTGTCGTGCCGGTCGAAACCGAAGACGTCGCCCCGCAGAACGAAATAGCCGAGATGGTGGATCGCGAGCGCGAGTCGGGCGCAGGCGGCAAGGAGCAGGACCTGCTCGATTCGGACCGGCCGATCGAGTGA